The genomic interval TCTCTGGTTGGACATTCAGACAGCAACGCGGACGAGGACACGGGTCATCTCCATATCACGTATGCCAACAACTACTGGTATAACATCAACAGCCGTGCCCCGTCGATCCGCTTTGGCACGGtccacatcatcaacaactaCTGGGACAGCCTGCTCGGAACGGGCGTCAACTGCCGCATGGATGCTCAAGTATTGATTCAGAGCTCCGCATTCTCGAACTGCCCCGACGAGGCCATTTTCTTCGCTGACTCTGACTACACTGGCTACGccgttgttgatgatgtcgaCTTGGGTGGCTCTACTAACTCGGTTCCCGAAGGCACGCTGACTGCTTCGTCTCTGCCATACGATGCCATCGAAGCGCTTGGCTCCGCCCAAATTGCTGCCACCATCCCAGAGACTGCAGGCCAGAAGTTGTAATTTCGCATCCTGCCTTCTGCCCTATGAAAGCCTTCGCAGCCTCATTAACCTgatcttttgtttttctcttcgcgAAGCGCTAGTAGTGTTTCAATGTACGTGTTAGTGTTAAATCGAATCATATTATATTACATGCTATGAGCTCGACTAGCATAGTAGTTAAAATAACGATTCGCTATGTGCTGTGTCTTTGGTACAAGTGTCGTGATAGTACCTACTTGGATGGTTAATTCTTTCGATTGTACTGTTTATCACAACCCTAAGCTATAGAAAGTTGCATTATGAATGTTCCGGAGGGTAACATAGTTAGACGAACTCCATGTACCCCGAGTATGACCTCGCTTAGCAAAGATACCGGGCTATATACTCAGTCATCTTCAAGTATAGCTGGAAGGAGTCAATCGCTTGATGAGTATCCATACTTGAAGCAGTAATTCCTCGCGACTTGTGTTGTATACTGATCCaataaaatataactatGCTTATCTTGAGTATATATCGATATATACCTGCTCTATACTTCTATAGTGTTCTAATTCGAAATGTCGATTTCTGAAGAAAGTGGATACATATCGAGAAAATGTCCTGAAACGACGATTTActtgaaaaaataaaaagtgAACGGTATTCTCAATATGGGACCCGTAGCATCACGTTCTGGTTGTATGCAAGTATAAATGAGGACACGGTTGTAGGCATCGCGGTCGACCCGACCAGCAAGCCCGTCTCAAATTATCTGTCATTTTAGTTCTATTATGCAAACATACTATACTAATAGCCAACTACTCTGCTGAGTTTTACGAGCTCCGTGACCCTTTTTCCTTAGGGCTCCCGTCAATCATTGTCTCTGGTATAATCTTACAAGCCCTACAATCTTCAGGCTTAGCCATAGAATGGGAAACTAATCGCGAAATATCAAGTCCATCAAGGTCTATTCAAATTCAGGTCTCATATCTAAACATAATCCAACTAATAGTTATCGTCCGCCACGAGCTCATCAAGGTGGTTCTGGGCCTCGTGTcctgccttcttcttgtcaaTGTAGTCTAGGCCTTTCGTTTCTATTACTCTATCAAGAAACGCCCCCGCAAACCCGGCCATAAGCTCCTTAGCTTCCGCATGGGAATCGGGTTTTCCTGCATCCGGTGGTTAATCCATATGACCTTTACCATTGAGAGCGTAGGAGTCCACGGTACCATTCTCAGAGCAATGCTTTTCGTATGCTTTCTGCGCCTCGTATGCTGCGGCAGCGCCGAGGAGTTCGTGAGAGAGTTCGGCTTTATGGGGTGAATGGGTGACTTGGTTGTAGGCATCTGCCTGGTCCGAGTCATCTAATGCAGTTAGTGCCTGCGATGGAAAAAAGTAAATGTGTAAAGAAGGAGAGATATATGATACCGCTAAACCAGCCCATgatttgctgctgctgctgttgttgttcagAGAACCtgcttgttgttgttgctatTAAACGAGGTGATAGAGTGACCttaaagatatatacttAGGGCTCGGATGGGATAGTAAAGCCTTTTTATAGTTGCCATTGCCCCAAGTACGATTCAAAATCAACTCTTCAGTATTAGATGACATCATGTTTCGATAATGGGTTTAAAGTGACAGCAATTGATATGACGCTGTAAAGATCTGTCCTTTTGTCCCTGTAGTCGGTGATGCTGATATCatttttgcttcttcgggTATCTTGTTGTGACGATTAGCGGGGCTGACGGGGCGCCAGAATCCGGACGGCTCTTATAAGTTCCAAGTTTAATCCACGATCATTGAACCGCGCGTCTGCCTGTTATGGTATAGTTGCTACCGATTTCGGGATAGCGTGTAGGAGCTTTCTCATGCTCACGCTGTGATATTTAGTCAATGGGTGGATTTATAACCGATACACGATCCGCAACAGACGCTGGATATCAATTACTGCACGTCAACCATATGTAGATAGCAGGGGGGATGTAGATGGGGGGTACGAACGCAGATGACAAGGTATG from Aspergillus flavus chromosome 7, complete sequence carries:
- a CDS encoding uncharacterized protein (of unknown function-domain containing protein), coding for MGWFSDDSDQADAYNQVTHSPHKAELSHELLGAAAAYEAQKAYEKHCSENGTVDSYALNGKPDSHAEAKELMAGFAGAFLDRVIETKGLDYIDKKKAGHEAQNHLDELVADDNY